From bacterium:
TGCCCATGTTTGCCGTGAGTATTGCACTGGAAGTCGAAGGCGATTTGAAAGTTGGTGTTGTGTATGAGCCTGTTCGAAAAGAACTGTTTGTTGCTGAAAAAGGTAAAGGCGCTTTTCTCAATGATCGCAAAATTCTTGTCTCGAAAACAACTGAACATGCTCGTTGTTTACTGGCGACAGGCTTTCCGTTTCGCAATTTCGATATGCTTGATGATTATTTGAGGCTGTTTAAATTTTTTATGACGCATGTATCGGGTATTCGCCGTCCCGGTTCAGCCGCGCTGGATTTGTGTTATCTGGCATGCGGCCGATTCGATGGATTCTGGGAACTAAATTTGAATCCTTGGGACATGGCCGCAGGAGCACTCATTATCAAAGAGGCGGGAGGCTGTATTACCCGTTTCAACGGCAGTGAAGGCTTTCTTTATCGTGGCCATGTTGTCGGCTCCAATGGTTTGATCCACGAGTGGATGTTGAACGCTGTAAGAGAAGCCTTCAAAGAAAGAACCGATGAACTTTGATTTTTTGGAAAAAATAATTTATTTTGTCTCGTTTTTTAAAACTACTCTACTAAGTTAAGGAGATTGCATTGAACGCATTGTCTATGTTACACTCGTTTTTATTAATGGGCGGCAACCCGGCTCCCGGACAACCCGCGCCTAATCCGATCATGAGCTTCTTGCCGTTTATCGTCATTATTCTCATTATTTATTTTATGATGATTCGCCCACAGAAAAAACGCCAGCTGGAACGCGAGAAATTAATTGCCGGTGTTCAAAAAGGTGATAAGATCGTGACTGTCGGCGGCTTACATGGCACAGTACAATCGACAAAAGAAAAGACGGTTATCGTTAAAATTGCCGATAACGTTAAAGTTGAAGTTGAGCGCGTTGCCATCGCCAGCGTGTTGACCGGAGGCAAAGATGAAACCCCGGAAGTATTGCCGGTCGAAGAAAAAAAATAAAACAACAAAGGCTTTCCGTGAACGTTAAAGTGAATGGGAAAATTTACGAATTCAAGAACGCAATGAATATCATTGGTGTTCTGGAGCGTTTTGATATTCGACAACCGTCGGGAATCGCCGTTGCTTTAAATTGTTCGGTCGTTCCAAAATCAGAATTTGAAACAGTTCAAATCAAAGACGGTGATGAGGTTGAGATTATCCGTGCGACTCAGGGCGGGTAAAACTTATACGAGGGATTTCAAAAATTGCAAGCTTTTGAACAAAACGAGTTTCATAAAAATGAAACTCGTTTTTTAGTTAATCAGGCCCAGCTATGTGTTTCCGAACTCTACGGTATGAAATAAGCCTATTTGCAAAATTCAATCCGTAGCGGTATATTGTTTTTGTCTTAATCAAAGGAATAATCATGGCACAGAATCAATTAGTCATAGGGGAAAGACGTTTTAATTCGCGTTTGATCGTTGGTACTGGAAAATACAAAAATTATGACGAAACAAAAGCTGCTATTGAAGCAAGCGGAGCCGAGATGATAACGGTTGCGCTCCGACGGATCAATCTTGAAAATCCAAATGATAAAGGGTTGCTTGATTTTATCGGTTCCAAATATACGCTGTTGCCTAATACAGCCGGATGTTATACGGCTAAAGATGCCGTGTTGACATGCCAGTTGGCACGGGAAGCGCTCAACACAACATTGGTGAAGCTCGAAGTTCTAGGTGATCAGAAAACTTTGTTTCCTGATAATGAACAGCTGCTTGAAGCCGCCAAAATTCTTGTGAAAGACGGTTTTACGGTTTTACCGTATTGCATTGACGATCCGATTATTTGTAAAAAGCTCGAAGACGTCGGATGTGCCGCCGTCATGCCGCTGGCTGCGCCGATCGGATCAGGTCTCGGAATTCGTAATCCGCATAACCTTGCGATCATTCGTGAGCAATCCAAAGTTCCGGTCATCGTGGATGCAGGTGTCGGAACGGCATCGGATGCTGCAATTGCGATGGAACTCGGTTGTGACGGCATTTTGATGAATACGGCTATTGCTGGCGCGCAAGATCCGATCAAAATGGCACGCGCGATGAAACTGGCTGTCGAAGCAGGGCGTCTTGCTTTCGAATCCGGTCGCATTCCTAAAAAACTATATGCGACGGCCTCCAGCCCTGTCCAAGGTGTTATCGGGAGTTGATAATGGTTATTCAACCGATTACGATTCATTCGTACGCTGCAATGGAAAATGCCAATGTCACCGTTGTCGAAATACGCGGACAACTGGATTCTATTACAGCATTACAGGTTGAAAAATATCTCAATCGGCTTCTGGATCAGAAAAAATTTCGTATCGTTATTGATCTCAAAGAAGTCAGTTATATCAGCAGCGCGGGGTGGGGGATTTTTATCGGAATTTTAAAAGAAATTAAAATCAACAGCGGCGATTTGAAACTTTCGGGGCTCAACGACGACGTGCGGGAAGTTTTTCAGTTGCTCGAGATCGATTTTATTTTGCCAACCTTCGGCTCCAATTCCGACGCCATCGCTGCATTTTTATAACGATCAGAGCTCGGAATCCTACAATTAGCTTGCTTTTACTGCGATGTTGTTTTATAATTAATCAGGTACTTTTTCCGATCTCACTACGGAAATCAAGCAAACCTTCATCTACATTTTTTTGATTTTAGCAAAGCGAGGGCAGTGTGGGTTCATACATTGGTGTTTTGAAGAATACATCTCTTTTTAGCACGCTTTCGGAGAAGTCCTTGGAAGCTATTGCTCCTAAATTTATTTCCAAAAATTTTGCATCCGGCTCTGTAATTTTTGACGACGGCAGTTCGGACACTGATGGGATGTATGTCATCGTGCAAGGTGCGATAAAAATTTATAAAAACATTGCGAATGAAGAAGACCGTCAACAGGCGGTCGCCGTGTTAAAAGCCGGGAGTTTTTTCGGCGAGATGGCGCTGATGGATGAAGAAACGCGTTCTGCCGGCGCTATGGCGATGGAGGATTGCGAGTTATTATTTCTTTCTAAAGAATCATTCAAAAAAATTATCAGCGAAAATTTAGAGACCGCTCATGCGATCCTGACACAAATTTCAAAAGTCATGAGCAAACGTTTACGCGATACCAATAATCTTTTCCGTGAAGTAGTCGGATGGGGTTACCGCGCGCGTAAAGAAGTGCGCGAGCTCAAGTCGAATTTTTTATCGACGATTTCCCACGAATTGCGCACGCCGATTCACTCGATCCAGGGATTCAGCAGTCTGATGCGGGATTCGGGAGAAATTGACAAGGAAACTCAGGCAAAATTCGTCGAAGTGATCTTGAGTGAAAGTAAAAGACTGGCCGATCTGATCAATGATCTGATCGCATTGGCTGAAATGGAATACGGGGCCATTGTTTTGGAACGTCAGCCGTGCAATCTGAAAGATATTGTTGAAAGCGCCGCTGAAGCCTACAAAGAGGATGCAGCCGAGAAAAAAATTCAGTGCGTTATTAATCTGCCGGCAACGATGCCGATGGCTTTACTGGACGGCAATCGTATGAAAGAAGCCGTGGGACACTTGTTTGAGAACGCGATCAAATTTACTCCCTATGAAGGGCGTGTGCTCGTCGATGTTAAACTCGAAGCTCAATCCGTCGATATTTTAATTACCGATACCGGCCGCGGCATTCCGGCCAAATTTGTCGACCGGATTTTTGATAAATTTTATCAGGTCGATCAATCCAATACGCGCGATGTCGAAGGAGCCGGAATCGGCTTGACCTTGGCTCTTCATATTGTAGATCTGCACGGCGGTACGATCAGCGTGGCCAGTAAAGAAGGGCAAGGGTCCATATTCAAAATCAGCCTTCCCAATGAACATGTGCTCGTCAAAAGCTAACGATCCTCATTATCTCACCGTATGAATCAACCATCCGTTTACGTGGTCATTTTAGGATGGAACGGCCGGGAGCTGACGCTCGATTGTGTCCGTTCTGTTCTGAAAGTTGAATATCCCAATTTCATTGTTTTGGTTGTAGATAATCATTCATCCGACGGGAGCCCTGACGCTATCCGGAAAGAATTTCAAGCCGAACTCTCATCGGGAAAACTTTTGCTCGTCGAAAATTCCGCGAATCTCGGTTTTGCTCGGGGCAATAACATCGGGATGGAATTGGCGTTAAAAAAGGGCGCCGATTATGTTTTACTGCTCAATAACGATACCGTCGTCGATCCCGCTTTGCTCAAAAATATGATTCCGATGGCTGAAGCCGACGGATTTGTTGGAATTGCCGCGCCTAAAATATATTATTTCGATCCGCCAAATAAAATATGGTATGCCGGTGGAAAAATTGCTCTCCACAAAGGCTTAAGCTGGCACATTGGAATTCGGGAAATCGATCATGGACAATACGATACCTCCGTCGATTGTGATTACGCAACGGGTTGCGCGATGCTTATCAAAAAAGCTGTCATCGAAAAGATTGGTTTTCTCGATCCAATTTATCCGCATTTTTCGGAAGACGCCGATTATTGCTGGCGTGCCAAACTTCAGGGATTTCGAATTCTGTATTTGCCGGGAGGCAAAGTATGGCACAAAATTTCAGTTTCTACCGGTGGACAGCTTTCACTCAGAAAAATCCGTTTGCGCTTGCGCAGCAATTTTATTTTTTTTAAACGTTATGCCCGCGGATATCATTGGTTGACCATTCCGGTGTTTTTTATTCTGGACGGTTTCCGTATTCTGGGTCTGATTTTAACTAAGCAGATACGGAATAAATGATTTGAAATTTTGTAAATTTATGGATATACTTCCCACGGTTAATAACCAAACGTATAAGGTATGAGCATCAAAGGATCCGAACGGCAGGAAAAAATCATCAAAGCATGGAGCCAGGAACTGGCGGACCATGTAAACAATCTCGGCATCAAACAAGCGGAAGATTATGTACGACGTTGCCTGACAGAAGCCGAACTGGCAACGGGGCAGAAATTGGATGAAATGGATCATCGCGATTTATCCGATCCCGGCAAAGCGCAATTCGTAGGAAAAGTTGTTTCTCTTTTATACAATCACATATCGCAAGAATTTAAAGTCGAAAACGCTGAAACGCTTCGTAAGCTTTTGATCGATGTTTATCAGCAATTTCCTGATCACAGTTAAAAATCTAACCTCTCAAAGATTGGCACTATCATGAATGCTTCACTTCTGGACAGTCTGCATGCCATTCTTCTCTCGCCTGAATTTTACATTCTAATCACAGCCATTGCGGTTTTGATCTGGGAATCCGTCGGCGGAAAAGAACGGCCCTGGGTTTCGTCGTATCTCACGTTATTTGGTTTGTTCGTCACTATCTTAATGAGTTTTGGTTTTAAAGAGCCTGAAGGGATTACGTTTTTTGGTGCGTATACGCACGACGGCCTGTCTCAATTTATAAACATGATTATCCTGATGGCATCGATTTTCACTGTATTTGCCGCATCGCATTTTATCGGCCGTTGGAGTAAAAGCCCCGGAACGTTTTATGTAGTCCTGTTGTTTGCGACGTTTGGCATGATGCTGATGGCGTCGGCGAGCGAATTGATCACGCTTTTTGTTGCCGTCGAGACAACAACGATCGCTCTGTATATTTTGACGGCGTATTTCAAAGACGACCGTTTATCGGCTGAAGCATCCATGAAGTTTATCCTCATCGGGACGGTTTTTGCAACGATCATGTTGTTTGGAATGGTATTAGTTTACGGCG
This genomic window contains:
- a CDS encoding inositol monophosphatase produces the protein MHKIIAVPRNAKTVAVGAALQASRIIMDYFGKAVQIDAKQHHDFVTEVDRRSEETIINYIHRTFPDHEILAEESGRHANVSPYRWIIDPLDGTTNFIHGMPMFAVSIALEVEGDLKVGVVYEPVRKELFVAEKGKGAFLNDRKILVSKTTEHARCLLATGFPFRNFDMLDDYLRLFKFFMTHVSGIRRPGSAALDLCYLACGRFDGFWELNLNPWDMAAGALIIKEAGGCITRFNGSEGFLYRGHVVGSNGLIHEWMLNAVREAFKERTDEL
- the yajC gene encoding preprotein translocase subunit YajC, which encodes MLHSFLLMGGNPAPGQPAPNPIMSFLPFIVIILIIYFMMIRPQKKRQLEREKLIAGVQKGDKIVTVGGLHGTVQSTKEKTVIVKIADNVKVEVERVAIASVLTGGKDETPEVLPVEEKK
- the thiS gene encoding sulfur carrier protein ThiS; the encoded protein is MNIIGVLERFDIRQPSGIAVALNCSVVPKSEFETVQIKDGDEVEIIRATQGG
- a CDS encoding thiazole synthase; the protein is MAQNQLVIGERRFNSRLIVGTGKYKNYDETKAAIEASGAEMITVALRRINLENPNDKGLLDFIGSKYTLLPNTAGCYTAKDAVLTCQLAREALNTTLVKLEVLGDQKTLFPDNEQLLEAAKILVKDGFTVLPYCIDDPIICKKLEDVGCAAVMPLAAPIGSGLGIRNPHNLAIIREQSKVPVIVDAGVGTASDAAIAMELGCDGILMNTAIAGAQDPIKMARAMKLAVEAGRLAFESGRIPKKLYATASSPVQGVIGS
- a CDS encoding STAS domain-containing protein, whose translation is MVIQPITIHSYAAMENANVTVVEIRGQLDSITALQVEKYLNRLLDQKKFRIVIDLKEVSYISSAGWGIFIGILKEIKINSGDLKLSGLNDDVREVFQLLEIDFILPTFGSNSDAIAAFL
- a CDS encoding cyclic nucleotide-binding domain-containing protein encodes the protein MEAIAPKFISKNFASGSVIFDDGSSDTDGMYVIVQGAIKIYKNIANEEDRQQAVAVLKAGSFFGEMALMDEETRSAGAMAMEDCELLFLSKESFKKIISENLETAHAILTQISKVMSKRLRDTNNLFREVVGWGYRARKEVRELKSNFLSTISHELRTPIHSIQGFSSLMRDSGEIDKETQAKFVEVILSESKRLADLINDLIALAEMEYGAIVLERQPCNLKDIVESAAEAYKEDAAEKKIQCVINLPATMPMALLDGNRMKEAVGHLFENAIKFTPYEGRVLVDVKLEAQSVDILITDTGRGIPAKFVDRIFDKFYQVDQSNTRDVEGAGIGLTLALHIVDLHGGTISVASKEGQGSIFKISLPNEHVLVKS
- a CDS encoding glycosyltransferase family 2 protein; the protein is MNQPSVYVVILGWNGRELTLDCVRSVLKVEYPNFIVLVVDNHSSDGSPDAIRKEFQAELSSGKLLLVENSANLGFARGNNIGMELALKKGADYVLLLNNDTVVDPALLKNMIPMAEADGFVGIAAPKIYYFDPPNKIWYAGGKIALHKGLSWHIGIREIDHGQYDTSVDCDYATGCAMLIKKAVIEKIGFLDPIYPHFSEDADYCWRAKLQGFRILYLPGGKVWHKISVSTGGQLSLRKIRLRLRSNFIFFKRYARGYHWLTIPVFFILDGFRILGLILTKQIRNK